The Flavobacterium galactosidilyticum nucleotide sequence AGCACATTAATATCAAAACCACGAAGTTTTTTAGCAAACGCTTTTCCCATGTTTCCATAGCCAATTATCCCAACTGTTCTTCCGTCTAGTTCGTAGCCACGATTACTTTCTCTATTCCAATGTCCTGCTTGTATCTCACTATGCGCTTGGCTTAATTTATTAAAAAGTGACAAAATCATACCTAACGTATGTTCAGCGACCGCATTGCGGTTCCCTTCAGGTGCAGCAATAAGAGTAATGTTTTTTGCAACCGCATAATCACAATCTATACTTTCGAGTCCTGCACCAACTCTAGCTATAAATTGTAAGTTAGTTGCTTTTTCTAAAAAAGTTTTATCAATTTTAAAGCGACTACGAATTACAACTCCTTGATAATCTTTAATTTTAGCTTCAATTTCTTCTTTCGAAGAGGAAAAGTCGCTGTGATTTATAAAACCAGCATTTTGTAACTGATCCCAAAGTATGGGGTGGTTACTATCGATATGAAGGATTTTAATGTCCATAAAATTTATATTTTTTGATGCCTCAAAATAACAAAAAAAATTACGGTTTATCATTTTAAGTAAGGAAAATTGAGTCTAAATTCATAAATTAGCGACCTAAATTTTTATTACAAATTTTATAAACGTAATAAATGAAAAATTAAAAATGAAATTAACTAAAACATTCAAAGCTTTTTTTGAAAGCGAAAAATCGGGTGGACTCCTATTACTTTCTGTAACAATTATTTCTCTTTTATTGGCTAATTCTTCTTTTCAAACGGGCTATATTGCTTTCTGGGAAACGAACATTGGCAGCCATTCCATAACACATTGGATTAACGACGGATTAATGGCGATTTTCTTTCTGCTAATTGGGTTAGAATTAGAGCGCGAAATTTACCAAGGAGAATTATCTAATTTTAAAAATGCTTCTTTACCAATTTTTGGTGCTTTAGGCGGAATGATTGTTCCTGCAGGTCTATTTCTACTTTTAAATTACGGGACTATAACGCAAAACGGCGCTGGAATACCTATGGCTACTGATATTGCTTTTGCAATTGGTATCCTATCCCTTTTGGGCAATCGCGTCCCTACTTCACTAAAAGTGTTCCTAACAGCTCTTGCAGTTATTGATGATATTGGAGCAATTATGGTAATTGCTGTATTTTATACGGATAATATTGCTTTCATAAACTTGTTAATCGCTTTTGGTATCATGGGATTCTTATTTATCTTAAACAGAAGAAAGGTTCACAATCTGATACCTTACCTGATAGGTGGTGCTGGAATGTGGTACTTTATGCTAAACTCTGGTGTTCATGCTACCATCACAGGAGTTTTGTTGGCTTTTGTAATTCCTTTTGGTGACGGTTCTAAGAAAACATCTTCTTATAAATTGCAGCATTTTTTACACAAGCCAGTCGCTTTTTTCATTCTTCCATTATTTGCCATAGCTAACACAGGAATAGCAATTGGTAATGATTGGCACGAAGGATTAAATCACCCTAACACAATCGGAATTATATTAGGTCTTGTTGTAGGAAAACCATTGGGGATTTGGCTATTCTCATTTCTAGCCGTTACTGCGGGAATATGCTCGTTGCCTAAGGATCTAAAATGGACTAATATACTTGGAGCTGGAATGCTGGGTGGAATAGGATTTACGATGTCAATTTTCATCACTTTACTTGCGTTTAAAAATGATGGAGAAGAAGTAATTACCTACTCTAAAATTGCAATTCTTATCGCATCATGTATTGCAGGGACAGTAGGTTTCTTATGGTTACAATTCAATTTAAAAAAGGGAAAAGCGAACTAAAACTACCCAATAATATATAAAAATGCCTCGTGAAAATCTTATTTATACGAGGCATTTTCAATTATATGAGTAAAGTTTTATCCTTTTATTTGCTTCAAAGAAGTTTTAATTCCTCTAATCAATGAGGAGCTGAATCCATGCATTTCCATTTCGTTCAATCCCGCAATGGTACAACCTTGAGGTGTTGTTACACGATCTATTAGTTGTTCTGGATGCACTTTTTCTTCTAATAGCATTTCAGCAGCACCTTTTACGGTTTGTGCTGAAATAGCTAATGCAGTTTGCCAATCAAAACCTATTTCGATTCCTGCTTGCATAGAAGCTCGAATATAACGCAATGCAAAAGCAGTTCCGCTAGCAGCAAGAACTGTTGCAGCATCCATTAATTTTTCGTCAATAATGGGAGCCGTTCCTAAAGTTTGAAATAGAGAAACTACACCTTGCGCTTTCTCTTTATTTTTTTCCTGAAAAGCAATACAAGTTGCTGAAGCTCCAAATTGCGCTGCGATATTAGGCATGATTCTAATAGCAGCATTCGAGTCGCCTATTTTGTTTTGTAAACTTTCAATAGACAAACCGCTCACTGCTGAAGCAATAATTTTATTAGAAACTACAGGCAGAATTTCATTCAGCACAGTATCAACTTGGTAAGGTTTTATAGTTAAAATAATAATATCGGCTTCCTGGATAAGATGCGTATTATCAGTAGAAACAGTAGCACCTAATTTTTCAAGATATAGGATACTCGATGTATTTCTACGTGTAATTGTAACTTGATTATCGGATGAGAATTTTGATAACCCTAATGCAATAGAAACTCCTAAGTTTCCGCCGCCAATAATGTGTACTTTCATGCTTGTTGTGGTTTATTCCCTCCCCATAATACTCTCAAAAAGAGAGAATCGTTGTCGAAAAGTGTTGGTTGTATAGTTTTTTGGTTTCTTTTTGCTGTTAATATACTTTGTTTTAAAATCCTAAAATTATTTTGGCTATCGAAAAATAAATTAGGATTCCGCAAATATCATTACTAGTGGTTATAAAAGGTCCTGTTGCTAATGCGGGGTCAATGCCAAACTTATCCAATAGTAACGGAATAAAGGTCCCTATTAACGAGGCAATAATAATTACTGAAACTAATGCTATGGTCACAATAAATCCGATGATAAATTCAACATTCAATAAAAAATGACTTCCTAAGAATAATATTATAGCAAGAATAACTCCATTTAATAAACTCAACAAAACCTCTTTTACCAATCTATTAAACAATGAACCACTTAGTGAATTGTTAGCTAAGCCCTGCACAATAATTGCTGATGATTGTACACCTACATTTCCTGCCATCGCCGCGATCAGAGGTGTGAAAAAGAATAATTTTCCATGTTCCTCCATTGCTGGTTCAAATAACCCTAAAACTTTCACCGTTACAAATCCTCCTAACAGCGCTAAAACTAACCATGGAAGCCTAGCTTTTGTCAGATCTATTATGCTATCATCCGCTTCTACGTCTTGCGAGATACCTGCTGCTAACTGGTAATCCTTATCCGCTTCTTCCTTGATTACATCTACAATATCATCAATTGTAATACGACCTACTAAACGCCCTAATTCATCCACAACAGGAATAGCTTCTAAATCGTATTTTTGCATGATTCGAGCAACCTCAACGTCTTCTGTATGGACTTTTACAGAGTTTAGCTTTCTGATATAAACCTCACTTATAGGCGTTCTTGATGAAGTAGTCAATAAATCCTTAAGGGATAAACGTCCTTTTAATCTGTCTTCGTCATCTACCACATAAATAGAATGCACTCTGGAGATATTTTCAGCTTGAATGCGCATTTCTTTTACACAAGTAAGCACATTCCAATTCTCGTTAACTTTTACTAACTCCTTATGCATAATTCCACCAGCTGTATCTTCGTCATAACGAAGCAAATCAACGATATCCTTAGCATGCTCAACATCCTGAAGTTCTGATATTACCTCCGCTTTCAAATCTTGTGAAAGTTCTCCAATAATATCAGCAGCATCATTAGTTTCTAACTCATCTAATTCTTCTGCAATTTCTTTAGCTGAAAGCCTACTTAAGATATTCTCACGCAAATCATCTTCAAGTTCCAGAAGAATTTCGGCAGTTTTATCACTATCTAAAACTTTAAAAATATAAGTTGCTTCGTTAAAATCAAGCTCGTCTAGAATTTCTGCAATATCAGCATGGTGCATATCATTCAATAAAACCTCCAATTGCTTGTCGTTTTTACTTTGAATAAGTTGCTCTAATTCTTGAATTAATTCCTTACTGATTTTAAACTCCATCTGCTTCTATTTTTTGGGTCAATTCGATAAACTGCTCCACATTAAGTTGTTCTGGTCGAAGGTCAAAAACAGTATCCTCTCTAAGTTTATCAGATAAATTTAAAGTTTTCAAACTATTACGTAACGTTTTTCTGCGTTGTTGAAAAGCCGTTTTAACGACTGTAAAAAATAACTTTTCGCCGCAAGGCAAACTATAATCTTCTTTTCTGCGCAAGCGTAAAACTCCTGATTTTACTTTTGGCGGCGGGATGAAAACATTCTCATCTACCGTAAACAAATACTCAGCATCATAAAAAGCCTGTACTAAAACAGAAAGTATTCCGTAAGCTTTAGTACCTTTTTTTTCACAAATACGTTGCGCTACTTCTTTTTGAAACATCCCTGCAAATTCTGGAATTTGGCTGCGATATTCCAAAGCTCTAAACACAATTTGCGTTGAAATGTTATAAGGAAAATTCCCAATGATAGCGAATTGCTTTCCTTCAAAAATCTCGTTGATATTGTATTTCAAAAAATCTTTAGAAATAATTTTATCCTTTAATTTAGGGTAATTTTCATCAAGATATGTCACTGATTCGGTATCGATTTCAATCACATAGGTATTTATGGGTTTATCCAATAAATATTTTGTCAAAACACCCATTCCAGGACCTATTTCTAATACATCCTCATATCCAACTAAGTTTAAAGTGTCAGCGATATCTTTTGCGATGCTTTCATCTTTTAAGAAATGCTGTCCGAGGTGTTTTTTAGCTTTTACTTTTTCCATATTGTCGTTGCGAGTCACGTAGCAATCTCGCTAAATTTTATTATTTTCTAATCAAAAAAGATTTTAAAAATTAATCTTTAAGATTCATTTAGCATCAAAGCGCTAAGTATACTTTTTTTTGCCGCGAAAGCCTGAAGAAATAAAGTTTTTACATTTAAGAATCGTGACTGTAAACTGATAATCAAAAATATACAATCTAAAGCATCATTTCAGATCACTTTTTAATGATCTGAAATCAATTCTAATTCTGTCCTAAAAGCTAGCATTTTATCTCCAAATAATCGCTGTCCTTCCTCGCGAAAAGCAGCAGCATCTTCTTGGTAATATTTTTCTAGCGTTTCCTTACTATCTGTTACATACTGAACAGAGTAAGTTGTTCCGCCCATTTCCTCTTCCACTAAAACCTTAACCATTCGTGCCGAAGAAAATTTTCCTGTCGCCAAAAGTTCTGGTATATGTTTGTGTCGCATCCAGAGCATCCACTGATCGTGAACGCTTTCGTGTATGTTTGTTGTAACGTTGTATATTATCATTTTCTTCATTTTTGAATATAAATTTGAACTAGGACTTCTCTCATAAACCTAAAATCGTTAATTCTCAATCTAAAATCATTTTATAGATTTGTGTCGCCTCTTAATTGTCTGAACTTTTTTCTCGCGTCAACAAAATGAATGCTATCTTGATGATTAAAAATTATTTTTTCATACAAGGGCTTTGCTTTTTCAGGTTGCTGCAATTTCTTGCTGTAAATTTCAGCCGAAAAAAACAAGGCTTCATCTATGTAAATTCCGTCACTATGATGGTCTATAATCACTTGGTATTGGCTTAAAGCCAAATTAAAATCACCCAATTTTTCGTAAATCTCACCTAATCTTAATAAGGTGACCCCTTCTATTTCCTGTCCTTTAAAATCCTTTAAAATAGATTGAAACTGCGCTACTGCATCCTGATTTCTATTTTGATATAACAGATAATCTCCTTTTGCAAATTGCTTTAATGCCCCTTGTGTCGAATCAGCGACTGTATTGTCATTGATTAACAAA carries:
- the nhaA gene encoding Na+/H+ antiporter NhaA — protein: MKLTKTFKAFFESEKSGGLLLLSVTIISLLLANSSFQTGYIAFWETNIGSHSITHWINDGLMAIFFLLIGLELEREIYQGELSNFKNASLPIFGALGGMIVPAGLFLLLNYGTITQNGAGIPMATDIAFAIGILSLLGNRVPTSLKVFLTALAVIDDIGAIMVIAVFYTDNIAFINLLIAFGIMGFLFILNRRKVHNLIPYLIGGAGMWYFMLNSGVHATITGVLLAFVIPFGDGSKKTSSYKLQHFLHKPVAFFILPLFAIANTGIAIGNDWHEGLNHPNTIGIILGLVVGKPLGIWLFSFLAVTAGICSLPKDLKWTNILGAGMLGGIGFTMSIFITLLAFKNDGEEVITYSKIAILIASCIAGTVGFLWLQFNLKKGKAN
- the proC gene encoding pyrroline-5-carboxylate reductase, which codes for MKVHIIGGGNLGVSIALGLSKFSSDNQVTITRRNTSSILYLEKLGATVSTDNTHLIQEADIIILTIKPYQVDTVLNEILPVVSNKIIASAVSGLSIESLQNKIGDSNAAIRIMPNIAAQFGASATCIAFQEKNKEKAQGVVSLFQTLGTAPIIDEKLMDAATVLAASGTAFALRYIRASMQAGIEIGFDWQTALAISAQTVKGAAEMLLEEKVHPEQLIDRVTTPQGCTIAGLNEMEMHGFSSSLIRGIKTSLKQIKG
- the mgtE gene encoding magnesium transporter, encoding MEFKISKELIQELEQLIQSKNDKQLEVLLNDMHHADIAEILDELDFNEATYIFKVLDSDKTAEILLELEDDLRENILSRLSAKEIAEELDELETNDAADIIGELSQDLKAEVISELQDVEHAKDIVDLLRYDEDTAGGIMHKELVKVNENWNVLTCVKEMRIQAENISRVHSIYVVDDEDRLKGRLSLKDLLTTSSRTPISEVYIRKLNSVKVHTEDVEVARIMQKYDLEAIPVVDELGRLVGRITIDDIVDVIKEEADKDYQLAAGISQDVEADDSIIDLTKARLPWLVLALLGGFVTVKVLGLFEPAMEEHGKLFFFTPLIAAMAGNVGVQSSAIIVQGLANNSLSGSLFNRLVKEVLLSLLNGVILAIILFLGSHFLLNVEFIIGFIVTIALVSVIIIASLIGTFIPLLLDKFGIDPALATGPFITTSNDICGILIYFSIAKIILGF
- the rsmA gene encoding 16S rRNA (adenine(1518)-N(6)/adenine(1519)-N(6))-dimethyltransferase RsmA; translated protein: MEKVKAKKHLGQHFLKDESIAKDIADTLNLVGYEDVLEIGPGMGVLTKYLLDKPINTYVIEIDTESVTYLDENYPKLKDKIISKDFLKYNINEIFEGKQFAIIGNFPYNISTQIVFRALEYRSQIPEFAGMFQKEVAQRICEKKGTKAYGILSVLVQAFYDAEYLFTVDENVFIPPPKVKSGVLRLRRKEDYSLPCGEKLFFTVVKTAFQQRRKTLRNSLKTLNLSDKLREDTVFDLRPEQLNVEQFIELTQKIEADGV
- a CDS encoding DUF4286 family protein; translation: MIIYNVTTNIHESVHDQWMLWMRHKHIPELLATGKFSSARMVKVLVEEEMGGTTYSVQYVTDSKETLEKYYQEDAAAFREEGQRLFGDKMLAFRTELELISDH